The Kineococcus radiotolerans SRS30216 = ATCC BAA-149 genomic interval AGACCTTGCGTCAGCGGATCGAGGCAGCCGGTGGAGCCGGCGCCCTCAGGGTCGAGGACCAGGAGGAGCAGCAGTTGGGAGCTCAGCACCTGCTGTCGGTGAGCACGCAGGACGGTGAGGTCGTCGCTCAGTTCCAGACCCTCATCGGTGAGCGTGGGGCGATCGTCGTGGCTGTGACCACGTCGCCTGGGCAGTGGTGACGTCATCAACGTGCCGGGTAGTGGGATGACCGTGAAGTCGCAGGCTGGTCCCGCGCCGTCGCAGCACACCAGCTAATCCCGGATCGTGTCGGTGGCTTGCGACCACCTGCAGCGCCAGGTGCCCTCATCCTCGCGCACGTACACGTCGAGGTGCCAGCACTCCAGATGGCCGCCACCACCTGACATTGCGATGTCGATGACGGACAGGTACCTGACGACAGCGACGGACTCCGATGCTTCGACCTGGATCTCGGACTGCGGTTCGAAGCGTGCGTAGTCGATGCTCCCGTCGTACAGGCCGCTGAGGTAGGTCTGTCGGTCCCAGAGGTCGCCGCTGGGGGTGCAGAGCACGAAGTCGGCGTGGTGCAGGTCTTCGAGGACGTGGCGGTCGACGTCGACGATTGCTCGAAGTCGGGTCCGTTCCAACTCGACGATGTTCACGGCTCGACCCAAGAGCGGCCCGCTGCGGGCGGACTCTCAGCCGTGGGACGTCCGTAGGGACGTGCAGACGCACTGACCCAAGGATGATCGCGCGGACTGCGGGATGACCGGAAGGTCGCCAGCTTGCTGCGGGCGCCCCCCCCGTGGGCACCACGGGGTGCCGCATCGACCGTCGGGTGCGATCCGTAGGGTCGCGGGGTGGCGCACCTGATCAACCCCCGAGCCAGTGTCGCGGTCTCGCTGCGAGCCGTCGCCGCAGAGCCGGGCTGGGACGAGCACTCCGTCTACGTCGGCGCCGCCGACCGCGACG includes:
- a CDS encoding nuclear transport factor 2 family protein — protein: MNIVELERTRLRAIVDVDRHVLEDLHHADFVLCTPSGDLWDRQTYLSGLYDGSIDYARFEPQSEIQVEASESVAVVRYLSVIDIAMSGGGGHLECWHLDVYVREDEGTWRCRWSQATDTIRD